A genomic segment from Leopardus geoffroyi isolate Oge1 chromosome A2, O.geoffroyi_Oge1_pat1.0, whole genome shotgun sequence encodes:
- the BRK1 gene encoding protein BRICK1 isoform X2, with amino-acid sequence MAGQEDPVQREIHQDWANREYIEVITSSIKKIADFLNSFDMSCRSRLATLNEKLTALERRIEYIEARVTKGETLT; translated from the exons ATGGCGGGTCAAGAGGATCCGGTGCAGCGGGAGATTCACCAGGACTGGGCGAACCGGGAGTACATCGAGGTCATCACCAGCAGCATCAAGAAAATCGCGGACTTTCTCAACTCGTTCG ATATGTCTTGTCGTTCAAGACTTGCAACACTAAACGAGAAATTGACAGCCCTCGAACGGAGAATAGAGTACATTGAAGCACGG GTGACAAAAGGTGAGACCCTCACCTAG
- the FANCD2OS gene encoding FANCD2 opposite strand protein, with translation MAGYQLWSPWTPLDESFQWLRHTTPTSSSKHPFRASPCFPHTPSDLEVQLCFQEVTLVLDSPFLEPAVSPKLPCHTSELQTMNNKKGLVRKPQPVRLSGVDSVFGRVITAQPPKWTGTFRVSDKSAFCKIISREHQWPTGLKEPQIQMTVTMCKQMLRSILLLYATYKKCTFALQHSK, from the coding sequence ATGGCAGGATACCAGCTCTGGTCACCGTGGACCCCACTGGACGAGAGCTTCCAATGGCTGCGGCACACAACACCTACATCTTCTTCAAAGCACCCTTTTAGGGCTTCCCCCTGCTTCCCACATACCCCTTCTGACCTTGAAGTGCAGCTGTGCTTTCAAGAGGTCACTCTAGTTCTAGACAGCCCATTCCTGGAGCCTGCGGTGAGTCCCAAGTTACCCTGCCACACATCAGAGCTCCAAACCATGAACAACAAGAAAGGGCTGGTCAGGAAGCCCCAGCCTGTCCGCCTCAGTGGAGTGGATTCCGTGTTTGGCAGGGTCATCACAGCTCAGCCACCAAAATGGACCGGAACCTTCAGAGTTTCAGACAAATCAGCCTTTTGCAAAATCATCAGCCGGGAGCACCAGTGGCCCACTGGACTTAAGGAACCTCAGATTCAGATGACAGTGACCATGTGCAAACAGATGCTGCGCTCTATCCTCTTACTGTATGCAACATACAAGAAGTGCACTTTTGCCTTACAACA
- the BRK1 gene encoding protein BRICK1 isoform X1 — translation MAGQEDPVQREIHQDWANREYIEVITSSIKKIADFLNSFDMSCRSRLATLNEKLTALERRIEYIEARVTKDLPDSLDGTLAIIFNKAGNDEPLMQHTPLTTVCTPLYMLPIF, via the exons ATGGCGGGTCAAGAGGATCCGGTGCAGCGGGAGATTCACCAGGACTGGGCGAACCGGGAGTACATCGAGGTCATCACCAGCAGCATCAAGAAAATCGCGGACTTTCTCAACTCGTTCG ATATGTCTTGTCGTTCAAGACTTGCAACACTAAACGAGAAATTGACAGCCCTCGAACGGAGAATAGAGTACATTGAAGCACGG GTGACAAAAG ATTTGCCTGACTCCTTGGATGGGACTCTTGCCATCATTTTCAACAAGGCAGGAAATGATGAACCTCTAATGCAGCACACTCCTCTGACCACCGTCTGCACACCCTTATACAtgcttccaattttttaa